GGATACTTGTTGGATATAGTGGAGGCAACCATCAGATAGGGAACAATGTCGGTTAGGCAACACGTGAACGCAAGTGTTGATTCCTTACCACAATTTGCGAAGAAAAGGAGAGCTTTGGTATGGACGAGAAGACGGTGGATTTGCGTGTCCGGCGAACGCGGAAACTCCTGCAGGAAGCCTTCCTCAAACTGATGTCTCAAAAGAGCTTTCAAGCCATCACTGTCCAGGATATCAGCGCCGAAGCAATGGTGAATCGCTCCACATTTTATGACCACTTTGTGGATAAGTACGCGCTCATGGAATATACCGTCAGTGAACAATTTCGGGAGCAGCTCATGAGCAAGTTGCCCGATCAAGACCACTATAGTGTGGAGAACCTTCGAGCACTCATTACGACGATGTGGGAATATTTTGGGGGGATCCATGGTCAATGTCAACACGCAGCCGAGCAGGAGAGAATGTTATTCCAATCGCAAGTGATGAACGTCGTTAAGAAAGTGTTGACTAATTGGCTGTCGGATCCACTTGGAAAAGTAGAAGACGAATTGGCGGTGGCCGTCACCAGTTGGGCAATTTACGGTGGGACTCATTATTGGGCAGAAAACAAACCCGAGGGTACAGGCGAGGAACTAGCGGATCTGTTAATTCTGATCCTTGATGGAATGCCGCAAACCCATCGTTCGCTCCATCAGAGATAACGCCCTTTCTTCTTGATCGGCGGCTTTTTGACGCATTTCGCTCTCACAAATTTAAGTACAGGGGATATTGCACGGGTGCAAAAGTCCCAGAAAGTTTGAACGGCGGGACGTGTATGATTACGGCACGTGTAAGCGGTTGTTGGATTAACGGGAATGCTGAATAAGGAGCTGAAGTTTAAGTTTGTTGAGCGAAGGGAGTTATATCCAGTTTTTTTGCATAAAGCTACATAGCATGAAAAGCCCCCTTAAAGGGGAGCCTTTCACGTAGCTACGTAACCTATACTAATTCATGATAGTGATCAGATTTTTACGCCCATAACTGACGGCGAAGGGCCAACATCTGTCGATACACTTGTCTCGTACCAGCGTTCAGCGTCAGCTGAACGCTCCTTTTCAGCTTGATTGTTTATATACACCGCATCGCTACCAAGCAGCAAATGCGTCGGCAGGTCGTTCGTATAGGCAAGTTGCAGAATTACCTGCGCCACCTTTTCAGGATCGTTGTTCTCTTGACCCCAATGACTCTCAAGCAAACGAAGTTTTTCTCCTACCGATGGCTCATAGTCTGGCAGGAATTTTGGTCGGTTTTCTGTCGCCCGTTTACCCCAATTGGTTCGTATAGATCCTGGCTCTACAGCACAAACTTTGACCCCAAATGGTGCCGTTTCTTGCGCCAGTGCTTCGCTGAAGCCACCGATTGCCCACTTTGCAGCATGATAAGCGGTACCGCCTGCGGCGGCAAAACGACCGCCGACTGAAGAAATTTGAATGATGTGACCGCTGCGTTGCTTCCGCATAATTGGCAGAGCTGCCCGGGTGAGATGAACTACTCCGTAAAAGCATGTATCTACCAGCTTCTTGAAGTCTTCGGAACTTGTTTCTTCAAACGGTCGAACATCGCCGTATCCAGCGTTGTTTACAAGAACGTCAAGTTGTCCGAATGAGTCGATTGCTACATTAACGGCTGACTTTGCTGCATTTTCGTCGGTCACATCCAGAGGTGCAACACAAATTTGATCTCCATATCGTTTAACTAGTTCACCAAGTTGCTCAGGCTTCCGGGCTGTTGCCAAAATGCGGTCACCTTTAGCGAGCACAGCCTCCGTGATATATCGTCCCAAGCCGTTGCCGCTACCAGTGACTAACCATACTTTTGACATCCAATCATCTCCTCGTATAGTATTTTTCGATTCTTCTTTTTGAAGAATTTCCAGTAAAAAATTGTTTTTAGATGGAGCAAGTAGCCGAACCCGCACCACAGCCCGGAGGGCGAGGAGCGGAAGTCGGGGTCCGCCCGAAAACAGGCCTCCTTGAAAACTTAATAAATCGCAATTGGGTCTTGGACTCTTCGTGATGTTCCCAGACAATGATCCTTGGGTCATTTGGGGAAATTCGTTCATCTCCTGTAGCTCGACTACGTCTAAAGTCTGTTTCCCCAGCACTCGCGTGTACTTCTAACCCGTTGGCTGTTCCCTTTGGCAACCCATGCTCGAAAGTAGCAGATTCGAGGCGGCTCATGGATCGAAGGAAGTTCTCATATGCGAGGGTGATTGATCTGCGAGCGCGCTGGGGGCGTCCCGAAGAGTCCAATTCCCCAAATCCCTAATTCAGAAGGGAGGGATAACCTTGAAATTATTCGTCGGTATTGACGTTAGCTCTGAAGACTTAAAAGTCTGCGCCATGAACATCGTTGGTGACACACTGGATTCCTTCACAG
The genomic region above belongs to Alicyclobacillus dauci and contains:
- a CDS encoding TetR/AcrR family transcriptional regulator, which gives rise to MDEKTVDLRVRRTRKLLQEAFLKLMSQKSFQAITVQDISAEAMVNRSTFYDHFVDKYALMEYTVSEQFREQLMSKLPDQDHYSVENLRALITTMWEYFGGIHGQCQHAAEQERMLFQSQVMNVVKKVLTNWLSDPLGKVEDELAVAVTSWAIYGGTHYWAENKPEGTGEELADLLILILDGMPQTHRSLHQR
- a CDS encoding SDR family NAD(P)-dependent oxidoreductase, giving the protein MSKVWLVTGSGNGLGRYITEAVLAKGDRILATARKPEQLGELVKRYGDQICVAPLDVTDENAAKSAVNVAIDSFGQLDVLVNNAGYGDVRPFEETSSEDFKKLVDTCFYGVVHLTRAALPIMRKQRSGHIIQISSVGGRFAAAGGTAYHAAKWAIGGFSEALAQETAPFGVKVCAVEPGSIRTNWGKRATENRPKFLPDYEPSVGEKLRLLESHWGQENNDPEKVAQVILQLAYTNDLPTHLLLGSDAVYINNQAEKERSADAERWYETSVSTDVGPSPSVMGVKI